A section of the Candidatus Bathyarchaeota archaeon genome encodes:
- the fdhD gene encoding formate dehydrogenase accessory sulfurtransferase FdhD has translation MVTIEEPLHIFLNETYYASILCTPSMRRELVLGHLLSEGIIQDLSEVTKIQFLKVGKCNVTLKSGINLNSRITSSSSFARVVTTACGRVSSWPLSKLLDRVKLPEIKSNVRVNARLIVEACQRLNALAETFRETGGVHAAAIFSSSGDFIAFSEDVGRHNAVDKAIGAATIRRHMLSESFLTLTGRLSGDIVLKAARVKLPIVASLAAPLYSGVKIAKMSGVTLIGFVRGHRLNIYTHPKRVMVGK, from the coding sequence TTGGTAACCATTGAGGAACCTTTACATATTTTCTTGAATGAGACTTATTACGCCAGCATACTTTGCACGCCATCCATGAGAAGGGAGCTTGTCTTAGGCCATCTACTTTCTGAAGGAATAATCCAAGATTTGAGTGAGGTAACAAAAATTCAATTTTTAAAAGTTGGAAAATGCAACGTGACTCTAAAGTCTGGGATTAATCTTAATTCACGCATAACCTCTTCTTCATCCTTCGCTAGAGTGGTTACAACGGCATGCGGTCGAGTAAGCAGTTGGCCGCTCTCAAAACTTTTAGATCGAGTGAAGCTCCCAGAAATAAAATCGAATGTAAGAGTAAACGCGCGACTTATCGTGGAGGCTTGTCAGCGATTAAACGCTTTAGCTGAAACATTTCGCGAAACTGGAGGGGTTCATGCCGCAGCGATTTTTTCTTCGAGTGGTGACTTCATAGCATTTAGTGAAGATGTAGGTAGACATAATGCAGTTGATAAGGCAATTGGTGCTGCAACTATTCGAAGGCATATGCTATCTGAAAGTTTTTTAACCTTAACAGGAAGGCTAAGCGGGGATATCGTTCTGAAGGCTGCACGCGTTAAGCTGCCAATAGTAGCGTCGTTGGCGGCTCCCCTATATTCTGGGGTAAAAATTGCTAAGATGAGTGGGGTAACCTTAATAGGGTTCGTCCGCGGGCATAGACTGAATATTTATACTCATCCGAAAAGAGTCATGGTAGGAAAATAA
- a CDS encoding molybdenum cofactor guanylyltransferase, translating into MANTAVILAGGESKRLGVEKGLLELFGKPLIRHIYERIAKLVDEVIIVVSTTAQLDRYAKIFVQGQVRQVVDENGTEGPLAGMITGFHAATEEYSLLLPCDTPFISKEVIALLLELRQGYDAVVPRWPNGYIEPLHAVYRTKIAVRVASEEYKKGRRDLRAVLERLQNVLYLSTLVIKEIDPKFLTFLNINNISDLKRVEQMSKKSASKIDISLL; encoded by the coding sequence TTGGCAAACACAGCTGTAATACTAGCAGGCGGCGAATCTAAGCGGTTAGGAGTTGAAAAAGGCCTCCTTGAACTCTTCGGAAAACCCTTAATTCGCCACATTTATGAGCGCATCGCAAAGCTGGTTGACGAAGTCATTATTGTAGTGAGCACCACGGCACAACTCGATCGATACGCGAAAATATTCGTACAAGGCCAAGTCCGGCAAGTTGTTGATGAAAACGGAACTGAAGGCCCACTCGCGGGAATGATCACGGGTTTCCACGCAGCAACCGAAGAATATTCCCTACTTCTACCATGCGATACTCCATTTATCTCAAAAGAGGTGATAGCCCTCCTTCTTGAGCTACGTCAGGGATACGATGCAGTAGTTCCAAGATGGCCGAATGGTTACATCGAACCCTTACACGCTGTTTATCGAACTAAGATAGCGGTAAGAGTAGCTAGTGAGGAGTATAAGAAAGGTAGGAGGGATTTACGCGCCGTATTGGAGAGACTTCAAAACGTGTTATACTTATCAACCTTAGTTATCAAAGAAATCGATCCAAAATTTCTAACTTTTTTAAATATAAATAATATCTCAGACCTCAAACGAGTTGAACAAATGTCGAAGAAAAGCGCGTCTAAAATCGACATAAGTCTATTATAA